ACACTTTACTGTTGTTATGCTGTAAAAAAGctccagaaaagcaaacacaaggCATATTTGATTAAAGCTTTGATATATACTATATAACCAAATAATTTTAACGTGTATAAATTGCATTATACAACTTGAATCCTATTCCTACTTGTTAAGAATATGCTTATTGTGAAACCTTAAGTACTGACAGTCCCAACTGATGTaataaagtaattaattttgctAAAATTACTGCTAAAAAAGCCATCACCTGGACTTTAGATGAGGGAACACTACAGAGAATCACTTCAAAGCTTGTATTAGCACATTCCAAGTACAATTCAACTGAGAAGCACTTTTTACAACCATGTAGGAATTCAACCATATGGagtataaataattttctacgCCAGTTTTGTAAGTCTTTATGACAGGGccttattttcattataaaatgaaatatggtCAAATTCTGTAATATCTATGCACCTTTAGAGATGCTACACCAGGCAATATAATTTGATGTAATTACTTATGAGTATACATTCTCTGGTGTTCCATTTGAAACTTAACTCTACTTAGTTTTATATAGAAGACTTGTGGAAAAATCCTTAAGATATTTATGCAGTAGAAATTTGAATAGGAGCTTAAATAGGGTTCCTGTAAATTTGCTTTATAGCACCTACTGATAgactgaaaacactttttattaGCTAACCTGAAGAAATTCCAGTACCATtaccacagcagcagaaactcAACACTTCTGGAAATCATTGTGGCTGGTGCACAAACAGAATAAGCAACGGCCCATTATAACCACTGGTGCAGTTTTAAGTATCTTTATTTAAAcagtcaaaataaatatttgataaGATATAGCTAACCAAAGTaccacaactttttttttgttttgaagcagaTAGCAAAGTAACATGAGTGCCACCTTCTGGTTTAGGCACAAGAACACTCTGGGTTGTGCATCTTGCATTAAAAACGTCTAACTGAAGggtgccatttttttcttttattttccttttttttaataaaataattagaatGTTCATCTTCAACATTCACAGAACGTTGTAAGAACAAAAGTAGTTAAATGCAAGAATTCAGTAAGACTTGCTTATCTTTAGTGCCTGGCGCAAAGTAACTATATAAATGCTGTACAAGTTTAACTTCATCAAATCCTACTAGAACACATGAATGaccataatttaaaataaatatttaaatgcagtGGCTTGTAATACAAGAAGTAGTCTTGCAATCAATGTACTTTGGAGTATATCCTTCCAACTCTTTTCTACCCTAAAAAATTTATTAATTAAGTGAAATGTGTGCATCTCCTATCCAGGAAGTGACAGAACCTAACTAAGGAAGACTGAGAAATTCAGCAAATGTACTCCTACAAATGGCAcaaagaactgcagcccatttTATATTTGTTGCAACAGTCAAATCATAAACTTGTTGAGAAAATCTGGGCAAATTACAATCTGCTTCGAGTTCAAGTCCATTCATTACTAGCTTTGCAGGGGTAAAAAACGTTTGactcattttgtttcatttcagacaATGCTCACAAAAGTCTATCACTATTATGTCAGAGTCATTTGATAACACCTACCAAAGCTGTTTCAAAGCAACTGCAATTTAAGAAACTAATTTGCCCCAACTCAGGTGTTACCCACACTGCAAACATAAATATAACTGCAGCTTCTTTGTGCTTACAGTAGTAAAAACAATATACCAACAACATTGGTTCTGGGTCTCATATTTTTCCTCACATTCAGTATGGGCTGGAAGTACGTGAGCCCACATCCTAGGTGATACCACACTGTGTTAAAGCTATAATTCTGTATGGCACCATGTCATACGGACTTCCGCATTCTGTCTCCCAACATTTCAGCTCTCTATTCCATTTCACACTGGTATACGCCCACATGGAGACTGCTCTTTTCCACAGGCTAAGAAGCCACTGCTAGATAAACGTTATAATTTCACAACTCCGCACACTTCTGCATATTGACTTGCTGTCAATTACGATCAAACACCTTGAGTCTTGTGGAATACATATGGCaacttacatatttttttaaatgtataacCTTTTTGAACAAAACCCATTCATGTGTTGACGTCCCAGCAAATTCTCATTTAAATTACGAAGACAGCCAGTTATTGCACTTGTGTCTCACAGCAGCAAGCACTTCGAGGAGGACCATGTCTCTTTCCGCAGTTGCCATCCCCATACTTTCTTACTCTAGAGCAGGAACAGTTCATCAGCACTTAATCAATTCCTTGTTTGTCAAAGGTTCTGCAATGACTTCATCACGCATGAACTGCTCCTAAAGACAGCAAGCAGAGTTTTGGttgattttcattatttttagatCTCCTTTCCCTCAAAAAACACCAGATAACCATTTAGTTTTCTAGCCTGGGTATAACTGCTATGAATCTAACTCCCAAAATATGAAAGCCATAATGTGCCTACTAGATAAGAAAAACTGCTAGGCTAGCTGACAAGTCTGCTAGAGTCATAGATAGATCTTAATGTCAGTAAggttgttttctctgtgttccaCCCCACGCTCACCCAACCAGGCATGTGTTAGAGCCCAAACACGGCAGGAGGAGaccagaaaagcagagataagACAGAAGCCATAGTCACGAACAAAAGGGCCACTAGCCCTACCCCATGTTTACGAGGGACTTCTAAAAGCTGCCACTGCGCCTTCCTCAAGGGACGGTGAACCGAAACTCGACTTAGCCGACCCGGCGCCGGGGTAAGCAGGAGGCACTGCGCCCGACAGCCCTCTCCCCGCACCCACCTGGTCGTAAATGACGCGCAGGATCAGGGAGCAGCTGGGACAGGTGGCCACGTCCTCACCATTCTCCAGATCCTCCTGCAACAGTCCCCGGGAAAACAGTCACCGACCCGCAGCCGGCGGAGGCGGGACCAGGGCCTAAGGCTGTTCCCCCCCTCCCGCCACCGCTCCGTCCCTGCCCGGCCGCTGTTACCCGCGTGATGAGAAAGCGGTCTCCGCAGGGGCACGGGTAACTGTAGGTCTCGGTCTCCTCGTCGTACTCGAAGTCCTCGATCTCCACCTCATCATGGAAGACCGACATGGCGCCGCGGGGAGAAGGGGGACGAGGCGGAAGGGAAGCAGAGGCGCACGCGCCGTGGCCGCGCGCGCACCCCCGTCGCGTGACGAGACGGGGGCGGGGCGAGAGTGCCTCTCGTCACGTGATGCGGCGCCGGGTAGGGGTGCAGCGGCGCTGCGCGAGGTGGGCGGGTGGGGAGCGGAGCGCGCGCCTCGGGGGGTCCGTTGGGGACGGCGGGGAGCCAGCGCGCGATAGCGCGAGGCAAGgtgaggcgaggcgaggcgaggcggtgcggggccgggccgggccggggccgcgggggtCTCCCCGGCTTGCCGCCTCCTCACGGCGGGAGCCCCGCACGTCGGTTGGAAGCGGTGGCTGGGCCGCTCAGCGGTTCGACGGCCCGGCCACCCTCTCCCACCGATGCCTTCCTCTCCTCAGCCCTGCCGCTTCCCCGTCCTGACCGCCTTCCTGCCCGGCAGGCGGTGCGGAACAGTGATCCCTAGTGGCTGAGGGGGGACGGCAGGGTACAGCCGCGACCTTGTCCTTCCCCGCCTCCCGGGCCGaggcgggagggcggcggggccggcagcCGTCCAGCCTCCTCAGTGCTGCCCCGCGTCAGCCAAGCGCGGGCGTCTCCGTGCTTCCTCCCGCCCCCCGCGTGCTCCTTAACGCTAGGTCAAGGGGAAAAGCTTTGATGGGTGATGACTTGCAGGAGGGACAGTTTATCTGGAGGGGTGTCTCTTAGCGATCTATACACTTGCTTTTGGTGAAAGATTTCCTATCCTGCTCGCTTAAGTGTCTTTGTTTCCCCCTCAATACTCTCTTGCATTAACTTACGTAGTAAATTCCTGTTCAGTGTGGTACAGGTTGACTAAAAGTAACTCTCTGCCTTCAGATACTGGTGTAGGattgaggaaaagaagagatgcAGTCATAGATCTCAAGCAATATTAACCCGGGGCCAACGGGTCAGAGGGTAAGGAGAATGAATAAAttgcttgattttaattttaggtgaggagaggaaggagacaTATACAAAAGAAGCACTCATTCCTGTCCgcagagcagaggaagaaagggtGTATTTGGAGTCCCTATTTCTGTAAGGGCTTGAgtaagaagagaggaaaaaacaaaggcagaacaTCCCACCAGGCAAGAGCTTGGGAGGCTGAAGCGCTGTGCTCCTTAGAGGGCAGGGAATTGCTGAGGAGCTGCATGAGTCAAGAAAGTTGCAGAGATGACAGATGGGGGAGAGGCTGATCACGTTTTGTAGAGGCATGACTCAGACTTGTATATGGTAGAGGAGAACCAGAACTCATTAAAAGAGATTTTGGAATTTATTAGTTACAGAGTaaaaattacaatttatttttattgtgtttttagCATTGGAAAGTGATTGATGATAGTGCAAATGGAACAAAGAGCTTGAACTCCTGTTCaagagttatttttattttacgGTAGAGTCTCAATCTTAAAATAGTCTGTATCAATAGGATCTTTCAGCCCTGACTTCAAAATTGTAGCTgctatgatttttattttttttcagtattacgTATTGATATttagctccttttttttccccccacatttTCATTTGTAGAACTGAACATACGTGCTTCCTAAAGTGGTGGCAGTGAAAATGAGGCCAGCTTTAAGTGACTCTCAGCCTTACCAGTAGAATGATTAAGTTaaacaaaatatgcaaaataaacaaTGCAGAATCTTTGTATTGGCTTTTAAGGTTAGGCCACTTATTTTACCAGCAGATGTCGCTGTGTTTAGTAGCAATTAATTGCAGAAAGGGTTTTGAAGGATGTgaggtgattttaaaaaaacaagtatGAAAAAAGAATAGTTAAATCTTTATTCTCAGTACTTGGCCTCTGAAGCAAAGCATCAGACTTTATGCAGTTCATTGTGATGTTGTGATTTAATTAGTCACAGCTATTGGCATAAACAGCTTAAATAAGACTGTCCACTTTCAAACTTCCTTCATCTTTACTTTGAATTAGTTAATGTGGTAGAGTGAGAAGCTTGAAAACGTGAATCAAAAAGCACTTGGAAGcctaaaaaaaaggagatgtaGATGGGTATAACCAAGATCTGCCATCTAAAAGATTCCAGATCATGAATTTGGGTAACTCAATGATTTTTGAGCACTCAGCATTTACAGACTGAACATGCGGATGTAAAGGAATGTGACTTCATTAGATGTGTACTTTGTGgtgctaaaataatttaagaatgTTAATACTTCCGTTATCGATAGCTTCTACACATTTGCATGTAGAAAgtgctgaagtattttgtttaatttcactttgaaaagtTGCAAGCTGCTGTGGAATTAAATGctaaaaagctattaaaaaatatggacAGTTGAAAGCTGCAGGAAGTATTAAGCTTGAAAGTGGGCATTTTGAGTAGTTACAGTAAATGTATTCCATTTCTAAGCAGCCTAATTTATGAAAGCTCTGCCTCCCATTTGTACAAGATTACAAACAGGACAAATTACCAAGTGACCAGCCAATGCAGCTGTTAGTGAAAGCCTAGAGAGTATAGGCCTGATTAGTTAAACAAGCTGGATCGTTGCCATTTCAAaagattcaaaatgaaaaacaaaaacattttgaaaataaattacatgcTTTAAAAGAATGCAGGAAAAGAGATTTAAATGGAGGTAAAAGATTAAGAATGCTTTAGAGAAGCAATGGACTGCATCATAGAAATAATATGGTAATTTGATAGGTGATGATAATATGGTAGAGAATTATGCTAATccattttaggaaaaacaaaggcagattTACAAGCAATGAGAAATATCTCTTGGCTTACTATGAACCTGTTCCTACACTTTGTAAGTGAAGGATATTTCTTACTTACTTTCAATGTTGTACATGTCAGTTTATCTTTCTCTGCCATAGCTCCATTTCAGTATGCAGTTTTGAAGCTTCACACCATGTTTCCGCTGTAGTGCATGCAAGTGTCTGCTACTTGCTTAACTGTTCAGAGATGTAGGATATATGGAAGTATGAGGaatttacatgtttttaaataaacctgtaaacaaacagttttatttaatgtttataAAATTTTCCAACCAGAACCCTTTCTTTACTAATAGAAAGGGAATTCAGTGTTTgtctgattttctttcaaacataAATATTGTTTGATCATTTAGAATCACAGGTATGTTGGCTGGAAGGGACTTCAGAGGGTCATCTAGTCAAAGCTCCTGCTTGGAGTAGGAGAGTTGCCAGTGCTGGATTAAGCTGGTCCCAGGTGCAGACCTTTGAACTTAATTTTAAGCTCAtgagatttcttcttttcagtccTGCAGTTTCTCAGTGCCTCTTTGAAATGAAGCTCTACCATTCAGCATATCAACTATCCCTCTAATTTAGCATCATCCACAAGTTTGCTGATGGTACATTCTGTCTCATCATCCAAGTTATTGATAAAGTTATTGAACTATATCAGCCCTAATATCAACCCCAGGGTACTCTTACTGTTACTAGCCAGCAACATCAAGCCTGCAAGTCTGTCTGCTAGCCCAGCCAGTTTTCAGCCACTCCAACAGTCCATCTGGCCTCAGCTTCCTAATGTGTGTGCTATGGGAGATGGTGTCAAAAGCCACAGGGAAGTCAAGATATATTGTACCTACTGCTGTCCCCTTAGTTGCGTGACCAGACATTTCATCGCAGTAGGTGTTCAATAATTTGCCCTTGGTAAATCTGTGTTGAATCTCCCTGATTACTTTCTTAGCTTTCACACAGATTCCAAGAGGACAAGCTCTGAGCATTTTGCCAGAGACTGAGGTGGTGTTGACTGGACATAGGCACTGCTTCTTGCCTGTCTTAAAAATGGCTACGCGTTAGTCTTTTTCCAGTCAACTGGGGACTTGCTCTGATAACTTGTTTTTCGTAGGTGATAGACAGTTGCCTCACAAGCATGTCAGCTGTGTCTGTTAGCAGCCTTGAATGTATCCCATCTGGCTCTGTGCGTTTGACTACATCCAGCTTCTCTAAGCAGTTGCTGGCCTCGCTCCTACTTAGCCCTCTCCTTCCCAAACACTGCTTGTACAAGCAGAGGTATGGATGCAGGCTTTGCCAATGAaggctgaagcagaaaaagtgtTAAGTGCTTCAGCCTTTTCCGTATCATCTGTGGCAAGGTTGTCTTCCCCTTCAGAACACGGATGCACATTTTCACTTCTTTATGATACtttcatacttttaaaattccttATTGTTACCCTGTATGTCTATTGCTAGTTTTAGCTCTAGCTGAGCTTTGGCCTTTCTGATTTAATGGAAATAAAGGGTGAAAACAAGCCATGTCAAACAGCtggtattttatttaacaaatatttatatGGATTTTTCAGGAGCCGGTGATTTTGAAGACACCCCAGTCATCATGGCTCATGCTACTATTTATGTGGGTTTTACTGTTCCTCATTTACTGAGAGGTGCTAGCAGAATTTTTCCCACTCATTCTGCATTGGTGGTGTTGAGGTGCTCTGCTTTTTGTTACTGCACAGTAAACGGGTAGGTGATCCACATACaaaaatttctttgtttttttttaaagagaatgtCATGGTAACACTGTCAAAACAAAGCCGACAAATTATTACAGAGCTATAAATGCTTATTTAACTCCCagttatatatttatatttaattcttATTTAGACTTATGTCATCTGTAGTCTGGATTACACTGGTAAATTGTTATGTTAATAGAAATTCGTATCAGTAAGGGACAGTAGCACAGCTGTCAAAATGACAattatctttgctttttgttgcaGCACAATacaatcaaaaaagaaaatggatcaTCTAGAGAGGACAGCAAGTAATTTTCGCCAGGAGGTTAGTGTTGTGTTCTTCAGGatctaagtaatttttttttgtgtgaagaAACTGGATAATTGTATTTGATTCTTaggcttcattttgttttctactgGAGTCTGTTTTACTTCTTCTTCTCCTCATTTTTCATGTTCGATATTGTTGTAAAATAAGTGTATTTTATGGGTGAAATGTAATGAGTTAAAAATATTGTCGGTGATGTGTGATGCTGTTTACGTTGGACAAGAAATTTAATAGAATTCTGGTCAAGTATGGATTATGATAAGTAATGAAAGCACACCAATACCCATCATCTCTACACAGGCCTCTCAGATCTTTATGGATTTCTACAATTCCGGTTCAaatttgagatttaaaaaaaaagtggaaaatgtcCTTTTATAACATAGGAGGTAAGATAAAAAGTGTAGTCATTTTGAAGGGAGAGATGATAGACAGTTGTAAAAAGAATCCTAGTTTGTATCTGTTTTAATTCACAAGTACAAGGAAAATAGAGCATTGTTCTCCATCAAAATCCAGACATGCTTACTCTGGATCTCAGTTTTGTGCAGTAAGCATTCTTCTTCATAATGTTCAGAGATCAACATACATTCATATAggtatttcctttctgtaattAGCTAAAGTAGGTGTTTTGGAATTGTTAAATACTGGGAGAATAAGACTTCAGTTCTCAAAAATGTTTCACTAGTGAAACAATTCTGCGTTTTTCTTAGACTTTTCAGGAGAAGTAGGGCActtttttgactgaaaaaatcCCACCTTTAATTCCCGGGAGTTGGGAAACGGTGCCCAGTTTTTCTCTATTGTTTAGTTAGCTTCTCTCAGTCATAAGTAGCCAGTCCTGTATGTGTCACACAGCAGGACAAACTCTATGTTTTCAAACACACTATATAGTTGTTAGTGTGCATATGTGTACATGATTAAGTCCTTCTCTGCTACATTTTTCCCTAACTATGACTATAATTGAGAATAAGTCACAGGACAAGTGAATTCTTCTCGGAAGGAAGCTGGGTGGATATATAAGTAACCCCCAAAACTGGAGATTTAGCATCTGTGATGCAGACTGTGGACAGATGAGACAAATGCAGGCTTGTTGTCTGAGCTGTCAGTCCTGCTTACTTGGTTACAAATTAGCATTGCTTGTTGACATACAGCTTCTCAGGTGGATCCGATTTATGCCAAAATAACACAATACATAGACAGAATGAGTGTAGAGTCAGGTACAGGCAgatgcacctttttttttgcttctaatatgaaaaaaatgattGCACTTTTGATTTTTTGCAACcatggtttttttattttggatatttCAGATTGCTTggcttgcttatttttattgctCAACATAAACACTGGGTAGCTGGAAAATATGTGGAAAATGGATCCTTATGAGGTGTTGGAAGCTCTGAGGTGGTACAGGGAACTGTGTAAGGTCTGAAGAAGAGAAGTACACTATATGGAATAGGTGAAAGAGCAGGGCTCAGTTCTGCTACTGCAAATTCTCTGCATATCAGAGGAttatgctgtttctttttttaatgcttgatTTATTCTTTGTTACTTCATTTCTGACCActttaaaatcagtttattttaaatcctcTGCTTGGTTTTAAATTCCATATAATCAGCAGTTGGCTTCCCTCAGTCTGTATTGCCTTATTTGGCCATTTCAGTCCTgcagaaagatgaaagaatCATAGGTCTGTGTTGCATTAGTTCGCATGCTACACACTATTGCCTGCTGAAGAGTGGTAATGGGAAGGACCAGAGCAAGAGAAAGTGCCTAACACTTTCTTGAACTACAGTGGCAAAGTCTGGAGTCCAGTGTCCTCCTCCCTTTCACTGCAGCCTTGCTCTGGGTCAGTTGGATACACTTGTGACAGTCCAAAATACTGGCTGAATGCCTTTGGTCACCCTGACTCAAATTCAGTTTCTGTAATAACTTTATACTGATTAAGAATTAAATTTCTAGTTCTCTGTCAGATGTATCAGCCAAAGAACACATTAGGGAGTGTACTGAAGAGTAAAGAAGGGAATAAAGAAGATCAAAACTTAATGTCCCTTTCCTGCACTTAAGGTTTCTCCATCAGAACAACCACTGAAATCACATGTCTGACATTTCTCTTGTTAAGTTAGAGTGATTGCATTCCCCATTTAATACTGTCTGCtaaagtagaaaagaaattttaaattggCAAATGTCCTGCTGTTTAATGGGACAGTGGACGTGTTCAGATGTTGCTTcatgaataaattaatttcctgccATGTGTTTTAAATTAGAGCATAGTGGcttaaagtttaattttttttttttactgtttgatCTTATACAAATGAGAAATGGTACAGTTTTGGTGGTATTATTAGTATTTCCTGGTGTGGTAAATgacatcagcattttttaacaGAGTAAAATCTGTATATTGGCCTGTGTAGAAAATATTTAGGGCATTATTTTCTTCGTAGAGAAAAAAGGTTAATAATTATAACTCAAAAATACCTGAAGAAGAAGGGtagggaggggaggggatgaAAATCCATGTTTTTCTGATCGGCATCAAAGAGTTTAAGTGGGAAGCCCCTCCCCAGTGCTCCTGTtgcaaaatctgcttttcatttggaaaagcattattttcctttttttttttttaaatgtctttaaaagtGGTATTAGCTATGGCTCTTGCATCCCCTCCCATCTGgttgcaaaacaaaaactctTCTGTTAACTAGCAATGAATGCTTGTGCCGCAGTTTCCCCATATTCATAGATCACATATGTGGTCAAATGTGTATGTGTCTAAAAGCAGTAATGCAagtttgttcattttctttcattaatgCATTACGCATTAATGCATAATCTTTCAGTAATGCATTTAATTACTTCAATAAAACCAGATCCAGAATTCTTTCTGGGACTTTAGTAGCAGCTAATCTTTTACAAGTTTCCTTTGTCAGTCTTTATTTAAGACATCTTTTTACTTTGTTGCTGGAAAGATACAAGAGTGTTTGCCTTGTATAGATGTCAAAAGAATCTGAAAAGTGGTAACTAGCAATCGCTTCTCTTTATCGTTATGTTCTCTTCAACTGCAATAAAATAAGTTTGTATGTAATCTTGGAATAAACCTGACAAAAGTGACAGACATGGTGGACTGTAAGTAGCAAACCATTTCTCCATTTAGTGATTATGTAAGTGAATCCATTTTTGTTTCTCTACCCAAGTGAAAAAATATTGGTGCTTTAGGTAATGAAGTGCTGCAAATAACATGCAAAGTGATAGATATTTCATATACAGATTCCTGAGTGCTTTTGCTGCAAATGATATCTATGTAACACAGtggcttattttccttttgttaggtAATTTCACAAGCAAAAGTGTGTGGAATCACCAGTGAATCGGAGACAGTCAAAAGACTTCGTTTGGCTATCGCAAATAAAGATTTTACTTTCAAAGCAGGACAGTGGTAAGATCTTCCGATATTTGAGGGGAAAATTACTAGCAGAAGTCCACTATAACAAAATGTTAAAAGGCCTCTGATACTTCAGCCTTGGAAAAAATGGTTAATTTATACAATACAATGTTGTATTATTGGGTGCTCTGTGAAATAGCTGGTATttgacataattttaaaatagccaTTATTAAATATGctaatactaatttta
This Gavia stellata isolate bGavSte3 chromosome 6, bGavSte3.hap2, whole genome shotgun sequence DNA region includes the following protein-coding sequences:
- the DPH3 gene encoding diphthamide biosynthesis protein 3 isoform X2, which gives rise to MSVFHDEVEIEDFEYDEETETYSYPCPCGDRFLITREQFMRDEVIAEPLTNKELIKC
- the DPH3 gene encoding diphthamide biosynthesis protein 3 isoform X1, giving the protein MSVFHDEVEIEDFEYDEETETYSYPCPCGDRFLITREDLENGEDVATCPSCSLILRVIYDQEQFMRDEVIAEPLTNKELIKC